Proteins from a genomic interval of Deltaproteobacteria bacterium:
- a CDS encoding tRNA (cytidine(34)-2'-O)-methyltransferase, translating into MHVALVEPEIPPNTGSIARLCAATGTPLHLIGTLGFSIDDKHLKRAGLDYWPWVDVRRHADWAAFTAAVPGRRLGFSARATRPYTSVAYAPGDVLVFGCETRGLPAAIRDELAAELYAIPIANPNVRSLNLANAVAIVLYEARRQLGLA; encoded by the coding sequence ATGCACGTCGCCCTCGTCGAGCCCGAGATCCCGCCCAACACCGGCTCGATCGCGCGCCTGTGCGCCGCGACCGGCACTCCGCTCCACCTGATCGGCACGCTCGGCTTCTCGATCGACGACAAGCACCTGAAGCGGGCGGGCCTCGACTACTGGCCGTGGGTCGACGTGCGCCGGCACGCCGACTGGGCCGCCTTCACGGCGGCGGTCCCGGGGCGCCGCCTCGGCTTCTCGGCGCGCGCGACCCGGCCATATACGAGCGTCGCGTACGCGCCCGGCGACGTCCTCGTCTTCGGGTGCGAGACGCGCGGCCTCCCGGCGGCGATCCGGGACGAGCTCGCCGCCGAGCTCTACGCAATCCCAATCGCGAACCCCAACGTGCGGAGCCTGAACCTCGCGAACGCCGTCGCGATCGTCCTCTACGAAGCGCGGCGCCAGCTGGGGCTGGCCTGA
- a CDS encoding DUF1285 domain-containing protein: protein MAQAGFWAVSSGTISFRGDGRWYADDEPINNARIAKLFSKCLRQADDGRWQIAMADERAFVEIHDTPWVVTSVGGDAARGFTIRLNDDSEERLDPASLTVGDGNVLYTRVKDGRYRGRFLRPAYYQLAPAIAERDGRFVLAAGGRDHEIRSATHDSE from the coding sequence ATGGCGCAAGCCGGCTTCTGGGCGGTGTCCTCGGGTACGATCAGCTTCCGCGGCGACGGGCGCTGGTACGCGGACGACGAGCCCATCAACAACGCGCGCATCGCCAAGCTCTTCAGCAAGTGCCTGCGCCAGGCCGACGACGGGCGCTGGCAGATCGCGATGGCGGACGAGCGCGCGTTCGTCGAGATCCACGACACGCCCTGGGTCGTGACGAGCGTCGGCGGCGACGCGGCGCGCGGCTTCACGATTCGTCTGAACGACGACAGCGAGGAGCGGCTCGACCCCGCGAGCCTCACCGTCGGCGACGGCAACGTGCTCTACACGCGCGTGAAGGATGGGCGGTACCGTGGCCGCTTCTTGCGGCCCGCGTACTACCAACTCGCGCCGGCGATCGCGGAGCGCGACGGCCGCTTCGTGCTCGCCGCCGGCGGACGCGACCACGAGATCCGGTCCGCCACGCACGACAGCGAGTAA
- a CDS encoding PIN domain-containing protein produces MRPVVYDAGPLIAAERNDRRVWAEHRVRLEVGIVPLVPAPIVAQVSRSPRQAQLRRMLRGCEVVPLDESGSHRAGALMGSAGTSDLADAALVSLAMTRGADVVTSDRDDIERLMAKSRRPLRIVDV; encoded by the coding sequence ATGAGGCCGGTCGTCTACGACGCGGGACCGCTGATCGCCGCGGAGCGGAACGATCGCCGGGTGTGGGCGGAGCACCGGGTGCGCCTCGAGGTGGGTATCGTGCCCCTCGTGCCGGCGCCGATCGTCGCCCAGGTGAGTCGATCTCCGCGACAGGCGCAGCTCCGGCGGATGTTGCGCGGCTGTGAGGTCGTGCCGCTCGACGAATCCGGCTCCCATCGGGCCGGAGCCCTGATGGGGTCGGCTGGGACCAGCGACCTCGCGGACGCTGCGCTGGTGAGCCTTGCCATGACCCGTGGAGCCGACGTCGTCACCAGCGATCGTGACGACATCGAACGGCTGATGGCGAAGTCGCGCCGCCCGCTACGCATCGTCGACGTCTGA
- a CDS encoding prolipoprotein diacylglyceryl transferase gives MYPVIFSFGPLTVYSFGVMLAIAFLVSGNVVQRELARKGMDPELASSFVVWAAVGGLAGSRVLSFVDDWAGFVRDPLAFVFTGAGFVFYGGLIGGFLTVSTVIWRRGLPYWRVTDCIAPALAIGQAIGRIGCQLAGDGDWGVPTTLPWGMSFPNAIIGWEQWTRENGLPLDVRVHPAPVYETMLYGLVFLVLWRRRLTPHPDGYILWMYFFLSGAARFLVEIVRINPRFAFGLSEAQFISLALMAIGAVQIWRGSGATMTGAPAANPSEGRRAS, from the coding sequence GTGTACCCGGTCATCTTCTCGTTCGGCCCGCTCACCGTCTACAGCTTCGGCGTCATGCTGGCGATCGCGTTCCTGGTCTCCGGCAACGTCGTGCAGCGCGAGCTCGCGCGCAAGGGTATGGACCCCGAGCTCGCGTCCTCGTTCGTCGTGTGGGCGGCGGTGGGAGGGCTCGCCGGGTCGCGCGTGCTCTCCTTCGTCGACGACTGGGCGGGATTCGTCCGCGACCCGCTCGCCTTCGTGTTCACCGGGGCCGGCTTCGTCTTCTACGGCGGATTGATCGGAGGCTTCCTCACCGTCTCGACGGTGATCTGGCGCCGCGGCCTCCCGTACTGGCGGGTGACCGACTGCATCGCGCCCGCGCTCGCGATCGGGCAGGCGATCGGCCGCATCGGGTGTCAGCTCGCAGGCGACGGCGACTGGGGCGTGCCGACGACGCTGCCCTGGGGCATGAGCTTCCCGAACGCGATCATCGGCTGGGAGCAATGGACGCGTGAGAACGGCTTGCCGCTCGACGTCCGGGTCCATCCCGCGCCGGTCTACGAGACGATGCTCTACGGCCTCGTGTTCCTCGTGCTGTGGCGGCGGCGCCTGACGCCCCATCCCGACGGCTACATCCTCTGGATGTACTTCTTCCTGAGCGGCGCGGCGCGCTTCCTGGTGGAGATCGTGCGCATCAACCCGCGATTCGCCTTCGGCCTCTCGGAGGCGCAGTTCATCAGCCTCGCGCTGATGGCGATCGGGGCGGTGCAGATCTGGCGCGGCTCCGGCGCGACGATGACGGGGGCGCCGGCGGCGAATCCGTCGGAAGGGCGGCGCGCGTCGTGA
- a CDS encoding TlpA family protein disulfide reductase, with the protein MSAEAISRRAALRWLARGAVASGFAAVGVGCKQDGALVGRSAPEFSLADLEGNAVRLANLKGRVVFVNVWATWCEPCRQEMPSMQALYATLAGPDFEMLAVNSDQSERSVVERFVQTYRLTFPVLPDPDLQVASRYRVTGYPETFVIDRNGTIVAHEIGPRHWDAPDSVAAFRGLIERGQWAGL; encoded by the coding sequence GTGAGCGCGGAGGCGATCTCGCGGCGCGCGGCGCTCCGCTGGCTCGCGCGCGGCGCCGTCGCGAGCGGCTTCGCGGCGGTCGGCGTCGGCTGCAAGCAGGACGGGGCGCTCGTCGGCCGATCGGCTCCCGAGTTCTCGCTCGCCGACCTCGAGGGCAACGCGGTCCGCCTCGCGAACCTCAAGGGGCGGGTCGTCTTCGTGAACGTGTGGGCGACCTGGTGCGAGCCATGCCGGCAGGAGATGCCGTCGATGCAGGCCCTCTACGCGACGCTCGCCGGACCGGACTTCGAGATGCTGGCGGTCAACAGCGACCAGTCGGAGCGGAGCGTCGTCGAGCGGTTCGTGCAGACGTATCGCCTCACGTTTCCGGTGCTGCCCGATCCCGACCTCCAGGTGGCGAGTCGTTATCGCGTGACCGGCTATCCCGAGACCTTCGTGATCGACCGCAACGGTACGATCGTCGCGCACGAGATCGGGCCGCGGCACTGGGACGCGCCCGACAGCGTGGCCGCCTTTCGCGGCCTGATCGAGCGCGGCCAGTGGGCGGGACTGTAG
- a CDS encoding ACT domain-containing protein, with translation MRVEKQLSVFIDNKPGSLAALCRDLAAHALNIEAISVANLVDHAVVRLIVSDPRGAQQLIGESGTLVIVHDVLAVELPDRPGAIERLARTLGRARINIDYMYGSSRAAGHGPATVFLRVSDVAKAKRTLKAGARARASRRR, from the coding sequence ATGCGGGTGGAAAAACAGCTGTCGGTCTTCATCGACAACAAGCCGGGATCTCTGGCGGCGCTCTGCCGCGACCTCGCCGCGCACGCCCTCAACATCGAGGCGATCAGCGTCGCGAACCTCGTCGATCACGCCGTCGTTCGCCTGATCGTGTCGGACCCGCGGGGCGCCCAGCAGCTGATCGGCGAGTCGGGGACGCTCGTGATCGTTCACGACGTGCTCGCCGTCGAGCTCCCCGACCGCCCCGGAGCGATCGAGCGCCTCGCCCGCACCCTCGGCCGCGCCCGCATCAACATCGACTACATGTACGGATCGAGCCGCGCCGCCGGGCACGGGCCCGCAACCGTGTTCCTACGCGTCTCGGACGTCGCGAAGGCGAAGCGCACGCTGAAGGCCGGCGCGCGGGCGCGGGCCTCCCGTCGACGCTGA
- a CDS encoding FTR1 family iron permease has protein sequence MTPIRRRLAALLAAAVLAVASLSLMATAAAAATPHDLAAAIREAAARYPAGDPHLVVGDAFLQFETSPADADLKGRNPSRYADLEVRWLGLVAAMKAGAPAGEVREQATALAAMLDDLGGDAAATGSRSSLFVDAFLIIVREGFEAILVLTALAAYLVKVRQGDKRRLLYAGAGLALAASAALAAVARFVMPVGGDAREALEGITMLVAAGVLFTASYWLISKSEASRWREFVRTKLEGALSSRRRGALFALAFLVVFREGFETVLFYGALLARAQAVTSASAVWSGFVAGSLLLAIVAVLLFRYGIRIPIRPFFAVTGVLLYVLAFKFAGGGVRELQEAGWIGVTPAPVPNVAWLRDWLAIYPFAEPLLVQAALILAVVAGVGYAALTRPGSEAAAPEALRS, from the coding sequence ATGACGCCGATCCGGCGTCGTCTCGCGGCCTTGCTCGCGGCTGCCGTGCTCGCGGTCGCGTCGCTTTCGCTCATGGCGACGGCCGCGGCCGCGGCGACGCCGCACGACCTCGCGGCGGCGATTCGCGAGGCCGCCGCGCGCTATCCCGCCGGCGATCCGCACCTCGTGGTCGGCGACGCCTTCCTCCAGTTCGAAACGTCGCCCGCAGACGCCGACCTGAAGGGGCGAAACCCGTCGCGCTATGCGGATCTCGAGGTGCGATGGCTCGGGCTCGTGGCGGCGATGAAGGCCGGCGCGCCCGCCGGCGAGGTGCGCGAGCAGGCGACGGCACTCGCCGCGATGCTCGACGATCTCGGCGGCGACGCGGCGGCGACCGGCAGCCGATCGAGTCTCTTCGTCGACGCCTTCCTGATCATCGTGCGCGAGGGCTTCGAGGCGATCCTCGTCCTTACCGCCCTCGCGGCCTATCTCGTGAAGGTCCGGCAGGGCGACAAGCGCCGGCTCCTCTATGCCGGCGCCGGTCTGGCTCTGGCCGCGAGCGCGGCGCTCGCGGCCGTGGCTCGCTTCGTGATGCCGGTCGGCGGAGACGCCCGCGAGGCGCTCGAGGGGATCACGATGCTCGTCGCGGCGGGCGTGCTTTTCACGGCGTCGTACTGGCTGATCTCGAAGTCGGAGGCGTCCCGCTGGCGGGAGTTCGTACGCACCAAGCTCGAAGGGGCGCTGAGTTCGCGCCGGCGCGGCGCGCTCTTCGCGCTGGCCTTCCTGGTCGTGTTCCGCGAAGGCTTCGAGACCGTGCTCTTCTACGGGGCCCTCCTCGCGCGCGCGCAGGCGGTGACGTCGGCATCGGCGGTGTGGAGCGGCTTCGTCGCGGGCTCGCTGCTGCTCGCGATCGTCGCCGTGCTGCTCTTTCGCTACGGCATCCGCATCCCGATCCGTCCCTTCTTCGCGGTGACCGGCGTCCTCCTCTACGTGCTCGCGTTCAAGTTCGCGGGGGGCGGCGTGCGCGAGCTCCAGGAGGCCGGCTGGATCGGTGTCACGCCGGCGCCCGTCCCGAACGTGGCCTGGCTCCGCGACTGGCTCGCGATCTATCCCTTCGCCGAGCCGCTGCTCGTGCAGGCGGCACTGATCCTCGCGGTCGTCGCCGGCGTGGGGTACGCCGCCCTGACGCGTCCGGGCTCGGAAGCGGCCGCGCCCGAAGCGCTCCGATCGTGA
- a CDS encoding c-type cytochrome, translated as MSRRGVGLVVALGALTVAAWLVVASARVREDVPGEFAGKRNPLGGAVAVAAGARIFHESCASCHGDEADGRGPAAGGLVPPPANFASGPILGRHSDAYLYWRISAGKPGTAMPSFHGVLGETERWQVVGYLRSLAVSARR; from the coding sequence GTGAGCCGGCGCGGCGTCGGACTCGTGGTCGCGCTCGGGGCGCTCACGGTCGCCGCCTGGCTCGTCGTGGCGTCGGCGCGCGTCCGCGAGGACGTGCCCGGGGAGTTTGCCGGGAAGCGCAACCCGCTCGGCGGAGCCGTGGCGGTTGCCGCCGGCGCGCGAATCTTCCACGAAAGCTGCGCGAGTTGCCACGGGGACGAGGCGGACGGCCGCGGTCCGGCGGCCGGCGGGCTCGTGCCGCCGCCCGCGAACTTCGCGAGCGGTCCGATCCTCGGCCGCCACAGCGACGCGTACCTGTACTGGCGGATCAGCGCGGGAAAGCCGGGCACCGCGATGCCGTCCTTCCACGGCGTGCTCGGCGAGACCGAGCGCTGGCAGGTGGTCGGCTATCTCCGCAGCCTCGCGGTCTCGGCGCGGCGTTGA
- a CDS encoding S41 family peptidase, with protein MPRRRRSLTLFLAFFAMLAFMFSGGNGVPRVDAVGKDAAYENLQTFTNILAIVQKNYVEEVTTEQLVEGAINGMLTSLDPHSAYLTPDLYKELQVDTKGSFGGLGIEITVRNGVLTVVAPIEDTPASRAGVKAGDQVIKIDGEFTKDMTLVEAVKKMRGPKGSKVVISIKREGVNSIFDVTLVREVIKVQSVKSKMLDKGYGYIRLAQFQERSANDVERALEQWGREGAIEGIVLDLRNDPGGLLTQAVKVSDLFLDAGMIVYTDGRLENQKQKYFARRPGSYTDFPMVVLVNGGTASASEIVAGALQDHKRAVILGTTTFGKGSVQTILPLDDNSALRLTTARYYTPSGRSIQATGIVPDIVMENVLMARVGEPSKRATGLREANLPRHFENRKGGAPADGEPDGASEPPADELPEPEEEVGIKEGELGKDPQLDHALELLKSWKVFKTLVAKREE; from the coding sequence ATGCCTCGTCGGCGACGCAGTCTCACCCTTTTTCTTGCGTTCTTCGCGATGCTGGCGTTCATGTTTTCGGGTGGGAACGGCGTGCCGCGAGTGGACGCCGTCGGCAAGGACGCGGCCTACGAGAACCTCCAGACTTTCACCAACATCCTCGCCATCGTCCAGAAGAACTACGTCGAGGAGGTCACGACCGAGCAACTCGTCGAGGGCGCGATCAACGGCATGCTGACCTCGCTGGATCCGCACAGCGCCTACCTCACGCCGGACCTTTACAAAGAGCTGCAGGTCGACACCAAGGGCAGTTTCGGCGGGCTCGGCATCGAGATCACGGTGCGCAACGGCGTCCTTACCGTCGTCGCGCCGATCGAGGACACGCCCGCCTCGCGCGCCGGCGTCAAGGCGGGCGACCAGGTCATCAAGATCGACGGCGAGTTCACCAAGGACATGACCCTCGTCGAGGCCGTGAAGAAGATGCGCGGCCCGAAGGGCAGCAAGGTCGTCATCTCCATCAAGCGCGAAGGCGTGAACTCGATCTTCGACGTCACGCTCGTGCGCGAGGTCATCAAGGTCCAGAGCGTCAAGTCGAAGATGCTCGACAAGGGCTACGGCTACATCCGGCTCGCGCAGTTCCAGGAGCGGAGCGCCAACGACGTCGAGCGCGCGCTCGAGCAGTGGGGTCGCGAGGGCGCGATCGAGGGCATCGTCCTCGACCTCCGCAACGATCCCGGCGGTCTCCTCACCCAGGCAGTCAAGGTTTCCGACCTCTTCCTCGACGCCGGCATGATCGTCTACACCGACGGCCGCCTCGAGAATCAGAAGCAGAAGTACTTTGCGCGTCGGCCCGGCAGCTACACCGATTTTCCGATGGTGGTGCTGGTGAACGGCGGCACCGCGAGCGCGTCGGAGATCGTCGCCGGCGCGCTGCAGGACCACAAGCGCGCCGTGATCCTCGGCACGACGACCTTCGGCAAGGGGTCGGTGCAGACGATCTTGCCGCTCGACGACAACTCGGCGCTGCGCCTGACGACGGCGCGCTACTACACCCCGAGCGGGCGCTCGATCCAGGCGACCGGCATCGTGCCGGACATCGTCATGGAGAACGTGCTGATGGCGCGGGTCGGCGAGCCGAGCAAGCGGGCGACGGGCCTCCGCGAGGCGAACCTGCCGCGGCACTTCGAGAACAGGAAGGGCGGCGCGCCGGCGGACGGCGAGCCGGACGGCGCGTCCGAGCCTCCGGCCGACGAGCTTCCCGAGCCCGAGGAGGAAGTCGGCATCAAGGAAGGCGAGCTCGGGAAGGACCCGCAGCTCGACCACGCGCTCGAGCTCCTGAAGAGCTGGAAGGTATTCAAGACGCTGGTCGCGAAGCGCGAAGAGTAG
- a CDS encoding divergent polysaccharide deacetylase family protein — MAPRRQATRKRRPTRGKRRSAFGPRLGAAAIGVVALAGVAFWLRPRHLPPPSLTPPKMVTSAERVAAAARAKAGASPGAVTAGPAATRQGEAPAPRRVSARIAVVIDDLGDSLETARRVLALEPAVTVAVIPFREASAAVAAAAVSNGREVILHLPLEPERGAAMAGGGGFLRTSMEPQHLESQLERDLRAVPYIVGVNGHMGSRFTSDPRAMRTLLAALRARGLFFLDSKTSPESLAAELAAGLQVPFAERSVFLDHDPSPDAIVRALAVAAKTARQTGQAIAIGHPHASTLTALATWLPAAARDGFAIVPVSALVR, encoded by the coding sequence GTGGCACCACGGCGGCAAGCGACACGGAAGCGTCGTCCGACGCGCGGCAAGCGTCGATCGGCCTTTGGCCCGCGTCTCGGCGCGGCCGCGATCGGTGTCGTCGCGCTCGCGGGCGTGGCGTTCTGGCTCCGGCCGCGCCATCTGCCGCCGCCCTCGTTGACGCCGCCGAAAATGGTGACGTCCGCCGAGCGCGTCGCGGCCGCGGCGCGGGCGAAAGCGGGAGCGAGCCCGGGTGCCGTCACGGCCGGGCCGGCGGCGACTCGGCAGGGCGAAGCGCCGGCCCCGCGCCGTGTATCGGCGCGCATCGCCGTCGTGATCGACGATCTCGGCGACAGCCTCGAGACCGCTCGCAGGGTGCTCGCGCTCGAGCCGGCCGTGACGGTGGCGGTGATCCCGTTTCGCGAGGCCTCGGCGGCGGTCGCCGCGGCCGCCGTGTCGAACGGACGCGAGGTCATCCTGCACCTGCCGCTCGAGCCGGAGCGCGGGGCGGCGATGGCGGGAGGCGGCGGCTTCCTGCGGACGTCGATGGAGCCGCAACACCTCGAGAGCCAGCTCGAGCGCGATCTGCGCGCAGTGCCCTACATCGTCGGCGTGAACGGCCACATGGGATCCCGTTTCACGAGCGACCCCCGCGCCATGAGGACGTTGCTCGCGGCGCTCCGCGCGCGCGGCCTCTTCTTCCTCGACAGCAAGACCAGCCCGGAGTCGCTGGCGGCCGAGCTCGCGGCGGGATTGCAGGTGCCGTTCGCCGAGCGGAGCGTCTTCCTCGATCACGACCCGTCGCCGGACGCTATCGTCCGTGCGCTCGCGGTCGCCGCCAAGACCGCGCGCCAAACCGGGCAGGCGATCGCCATTGGCCATCCGCATGCTTCGACGCTCACCGCGCTCGCGACCTGGTTGCCGGCAGCGGCGCGCGACGGCTTCGCGATCGTCCCGGTCTCCGCGCTCGTGCGGTGA
- a CDS encoding exodeoxyribonuclease VII large subunit → MVVARSRRAPAPLSVSQLTALVRGALDQEIGNVLVAGEISNLRPAGSGHVYFTLKDDRSQLRCVMFRSVAQLLVFRPENGQEVVLGGRIDLYPARGELQLYVDRMEPQGRGALQLAFEQMKARLAAEGLFDEDRKRSLPFFPSRIGIATALNGAALHDILVILRARCPAVHVLVRPVRVQGAGSAADICQAIADLNAHPGLEVLIVGRGGGSLEDLWSFNEESVARAIAASRVPVVSAVGHEVDFTIADFVADRRAPTPTAAAEMIVPRLADLRALVVRGQAGLAGALARRAGRERRHLEQLSGRLRDPRRRIRDLRAATDAGAARLDAAMRRRLVSVRTRTGAGAHRLAMQHPGTRVAALARAVALLRHRLHLDARRALATAQDRVGRAAASLDGLSPLAVLARGYSLVRRVDDGAIVRASAALAPGDEIDISFAVGSSRARVLAPARRRAAKRTTGGSS, encoded by the coding sequence ATGGTCGTCGCCCGTTCTCGACGCGCGCCCGCGCCGCTCTCGGTGTCGCAGCTGACGGCGCTCGTGCGCGGCGCACTCGATCAGGAGATCGGGAACGTCCTCGTCGCCGGGGAGATCTCGAATCTCCGGCCCGCGGGCTCGGGGCACGTGTACTTCACGCTCAAGGACGACCGGAGCCAGTTGCGCTGCGTGATGTTCCGGAGCGTGGCGCAGCTGCTCGTATTCCGGCCCGAGAACGGCCAGGAGGTCGTTCTCGGGGGCCGCATCGACCTCTATCCCGCGCGTGGCGAGCTCCAGCTCTACGTCGACCGCATGGAGCCGCAAGGGCGGGGGGCGCTCCAGCTCGCCTTCGAGCAGATGAAGGCGCGGCTCGCAGCGGAGGGCCTTTTCGACGAGGACCGCAAGCGGTCGCTGCCCTTCTTCCCGTCCCGCATCGGGATCGCGACCGCGTTGAACGGCGCCGCGCTGCACGACATCCTGGTGATCCTGCGGGCGCGCTGCCCCGCGGTTCACGTGCTCGTGCGTCCGGTGCGCGTGCAGGGCGCCGGCTCCGCCGCCGACATCTGCCAGGCAATCGCGGACCTGAACGCGCATCCCGGTCTCGAGGTGCTGATCGTCGGCCGCGGCGGCGGCTCGCTCGAGGACCTCTGGTCGTTCAACGAGGAGTCGGTTGCGCGCGCCATCGCGGCGTCGCGCGTGCCGGTCGTGTCGGCGGTCGGGCACGAGGTCGACTTCACGATCGCCGACTTCGTCGCGGATCGTCGCGCCCCGACGCCGACGGCTGCCGCCGAGATGATCGTGCCGCGCCTCGCCGATCTCCGCGCGCTGGTCGTGCGCGGCCAGGCGGGGTTGGCGGGCGCGCTGGCGCGGCGCGCCGGGCGGGAGCGGCGCCACCTCGAGCAGTTGTCGGGCCGCCTCCGCGACCCGCGGCGGCGGATCCGCGATCTCCGCGCGGCGACCGACGCCGGGGCCGCGCGCCTCGATGCGGCGATGCGGCGTCGGCTCGTCTCCGTCCGTACGCGCACCGGCGCCGGCGCGCACCGGCTCGCCATGCAGCATCCGGGTACGCGGGTCGCGGCGCTCGCGCGCGCGGTCGCGCTCTTGCGCCATCGCTTGCACCTCGACGCGCGGCGGGCGCTCGCGACCGCGCAGGACCGGGTGGGGCGCGCGGCGGCTTCGCTGGACGGTCTGAGCCCGCTCGCGGTGCTCGCGCGCGGCTACAGCCTCGTACGGCGGGTCGACGACGGCGCGATCGTACGCGCGAGCGCGGCGCTCGCGCCCGGCGACGAGATCGACATCAGCTTCGCGGTCGGCTCCTCGCGCGCGCGCGTGCTCGCGCCCGCCCGCCGGCGCGCCGCGAAGCGTACCACCGGAGGATCCTCATGA
- a CDS encoding exodeoxyribonuclease VII small subunit yields the protein MTETKPQKFEDGLAELEATVARLESGELSLEDSLAAFERGVGLVKSLNERLGAVEQRIEILTREGNGALKARPLEADPE from the coding sequence ATGACCGAGACGAAACCCCAGAAGTTCGAAGACGGACTCGCCGAGCTCGAGGCGACGGTCGCACGGCTCGAATCCGGCGAGCTCTCGCTCGAAGACTCGCTCGCCGCGTTCGAGCGCGGCGTTGGGCTCGTGAAGTCCCTGAACGAGCGTCTCGGCGCGGTCGAGCAGCGCATCGAGATCCTCACGCGCGAGGGCAACGGCGCCCTCAAGGCGCGCCCGCTCGAGGCGGACCCGGAGTGA
- a CDS encoding polyprenyl synthetase family protein, with protein MNVEAYLAERRALVDAALERALRPGEGTPPRLLEAMRYAVLSGGKRVRPILALAACEAVPADGRRALPFGCAIELIHAYSLVHDDLPAMDDDTLRRGRPTVHVRYGEALAILVGDALLTEAFRVAAEGARTAGVGAEHVLTMVARIAAAAGAAGMVGGQVADLEAEGGRPDHATVEAIHRRKTAALISAAIDVGALAGGADGACREALAEYGRALGLAFQIADDILDATAPTAVTGKREGGDVEHGKATYPAVLGIDGARAAARELLGRCLAATETLGESADPLRAMARFVVERAS; from the coding sequence GTGAACGTCGAAGCCTACCTGGCCGAGCGCCGCGCGCTCGTCGACGCCGCGCTCGAACGGGCGCTCCGCCCGGGCGAAGGGACGCCGCCGCGTCTCCTCGAGGCGATGCGCTACGCCGTCCTCTCGGGGGGAAAGCGCGTACGCCCGATCCTCGCGCTCGCGGCGTGCGAGGCGGTGCCCGCCGACGGTCGGCGCGCGCTGCCGTTCGGCTGCGCGATCGAGCTGATCCACGCCTACTCGCTCGTGCACGACGATCTCCCCGCGATGGACGACGACACGCTCCGACGCGGCCGTCCGACGGTACATGTCCGGTACGGGGAGGCCCTCGCCATCCTCGTGGGCGACGCGCTTCTCACCGAGGCGTTCCGCGTCGCGGCCGAGGGGGCGCGCACGGCCGGCGTCGGCGCCGAGCACGTTCTCACGATGGTCGCGCGCATCGCGGCCGCTGCGGGCGCCGCCGGCATGGTGGGTGGTCAGGTCGCGGACCTCGAGGCGGAAGGCGGACGTCCCGACCACGCGACGGTCGAGGCCATCCACCGCCGCAAGACCGCGGCACTGATTTCCGCCGCGATCGACGTCGGCGCGCTCGCGGGCGGGGCCGACGGCGCGTGCCGTGAGGCGCTCGCGGAGTACGGGCGCGCGCTCGGCCTCGCGTTCCAGATCGCCGACGACATCCTCGACGCGACGGCGCCGACCGCCGTGACCGGAAAACGCGAGGGCGGTGACGTGGAGCACGGCAAGGCAACGTATCCCGCGGTGCTCGGCATCGACGGCGCACGCGCTGCCGCGCGGGAGCTCCTCGGGCGCTGTCTCGCGGCGACCGAGACCCTCGGCGAGTCCGCCGACCCGCTGCGCGCGATGGCGCGTTTCGTGGTCGAGCGCGCCAGCTGA
- a CDS encoding TlyA family RNA methyltransferase, which produces MAKERVDKLLVERGLAPTREHAQRLVMAGLVFSGDAAVAKPGTRMAVGAPLDVRGEPHPFVSRGGAKLDAALGALELDATGLVALDVGASTGGFTDCLLQRGARRVYAIDVGYGQLAWKLRTDPRVVSRERTNVRDLACGAFDEPIDLVTIDASFISLRLVLPAVLRLLDADRRIVALVKPQFEVGKGEVGKGGVVRDAARHAEVLARLQRSVAEIGLRVDAVLASPLLGPAGNREFFLALTTTRPPAP; this is translated from the coding sequence ATGGCGAAGGAGCGGGTCGACAAGCTCCTCGTCGAGCGCGGGCTCGCCCCGACGCGGGAGCATGCCCAGCGGTTGGTGATGGCGGGCCTCGTTTTCTCCGGCGACGCGGCGGTCGCGAAGCCGGGGACGCGGATGGCGGTCGGCGCGCCGCTCGACGTGCGCGGCGAGCCGCATCCGTTCGTGAGCCGCGGCGGCGCCAAGCTCGACGCCGCGCTCGGCGCGCTCGAGCTCGACGCTACGGGGCTCGTGGCACTCGACGTCGGGGCGTCGACCGGCGGTTTCACCGATTGCCTCCTCCAGCGCGGCGCGCGGCGCGTCTACGCGATCGACGTCGGCTACGGGCAACTCGCGTGGAAGCTCCGGACGGATCCGCGCGTCGTGAGCCGCGAGCGCACCAACGTACGCGACCTCGCGTGCGGCGCCTTCGACGAACCGATCGATCTCGTCACGATCGACGCGTCGTTCATTTCGCTCCGGCTCGTGCTTCCGGCGGTGCTGCGGCTCCTCGACGCGGACCGGCGCATCGTGGCGCTCGTGAAGCCGCAGTTCGAGGTGGGTAAGGGCGAGGTCGGAAAGGGCGGCGTCGTGCGCGACGCGGCCCGCCACGCGGAGGTTCTGGCGAGGCTGCAGCGCTCCGTGGCCGAGATCGGCCTGAGGGTGGACGCCGTCCTCGCGTCGCCGCTCCTCGGTCCCGCCGGCAATCGCGAGTTCTTCCTCGCGCTCACCACGACGCGTCCGCCCGCGCCCTGA